The Phosphitispora fastidiosa DNA segment CAACAACCTTCAACTCCCCATTATCAGGACAAAATATCAGCCCATGTACTGGGATAGTTCGAGGTATCAAGTGGTGAGATTTTATCTTGGTAACAGCATCAATAACATTTTCTTCAACATCAGGGAACCCACCCAACCACGCCGCCAGATCATTCTTATCAATCTCTTCCTCAGAAATACCAAACTCCTTCATCCTTTCTGAAAGCAGTTCAGTATCCAGCTTTGACATACCGCAATCAAGATGGCCAATAACGAGTAACTCCCTCACCCCCAGCAGATAAATCGCAGCTGCCAGGCTCCTGATGGCATCATCACAGTCTTTGCGAATTCTGTTTCCGGCATTTTTAATGATTTTAGCATCTCCTCGCCGGATGCCCAGAGCCGGTTCAAGAAATTCGACAAGCCTGGTATCCATACAGGTAAATATGGCCACATGCTTTCTCGGCTTATGGCTGAATTTTTTTTGTAAATCGCGGTATTCGTTTACAAAAAAGCTGTTGGCCAGTAAAATCTCCTCCAGCAGCATGATCACACCTCCATATGGAATTTATAAGGCGCATTCGATTTATTATACTATAAACACTTTTGTTCGTACATAACCACGTCAAGAAAACTATTTTCCAAATGTTTTTCGACTATCGACAAAGATAGGGGCAGATAATTCCTCTAGCGGACAACACCTCGCCTTGTGGAACAATCTAACCCCTATAACCAAAATTTTCTATGCAACACTTATGATGCCATCAGCAGACATAAAAGAGAACGAACATGGTAAGTGTTGAAATTATCAGGGCCGCAACATAACCCTGCACGTAATCCTTAAATCTGCCGGGGTCATGGTCGAGCATTCGTCTTACCCTGAATTCAACAGCCCCAGTCTGCCCTAAAAGATTAGGGTGAGGCATAAAGTTGTCAAAAACAACATTGTCTAAAAATTTCTTGGGTGACAGCCTCCAAACCTTAATCAAAGCCTGGGCAAATGCCATCGGTCGCCCGGTCAGCCTGACCACCATATCATCTGCGGCTTTTTCCTTTTCATTAATGAAATCTCGGAAAACCCAAAATATAACCGGGGTAAAAAACAAGAGGTCCCTTAAAAACACCATGGTCCAGGTCGTCATAGAATCCGCCCGCACAATGTGCCCCAGTTCGTGGGCGGCAACTGTTTCCAGTTCCTCAGCATCAAGGGCATCCAATAAGCCCTTTGAAACTACAATAACCGGAAACTTATAACCCATTGTGAAAGAACGGGCAAACGAATCCGGTGTAACAATTATTTCAGGCTTTGTGATGCTGCCCTTAAGGCACAGCTTCTCCATAATATTAAAAAGTAACGGGTATTGTTCCGCCCGGGCAAAGCCATATCTTCTGGCAATTTTTTTACCTGCGGCAATACTGATAAATGCTTTAAGAACTGCCAAAAATACCACTACCAAGAAAAGCGGGGTAAGAATTGTAGCCAAAACTTCAGCTGAGTAACAGAGCCAGTCATTAAACACACCCAGTGGATGCCCGTAAACCGTACACCGATCAATAATAAACGGCCTGTATGCTATGTATGCAGCCAGAGGAGTTATGAAGGGCAATATATACAGCAATGCCTTTGATCTTGCATTTCGGATCACTGCAAACTGCACCATGAGAAGGGCAAGCAGATAACTGACCAGTGAACCGATTAGGACATAAACAATAAAGGGATGAACAAACTTATGAATAAAAACGTCGTATGTCATGGGTTATTTTGCCCCCTTTGACCTCCGTTCCTGAATCATGACCTCAAGTTTGCTGATATTAGTTTCATTCTCAGAACCCAGCCTTTCAACCATGTGTGAAATGGCAGGCTCAGAGAACTCTTCCATCAGACCGTCAAGAACTTCTGTAACAACTCTTTTGATAAAATCAGGTTCACTGATAGTAGGAGTATACACATATGCATTGCCTATCGGCTCTTTATCAAGAAGTCCTTTTTCGGCCAGTCGACCCATAATTGTCATTACAGTAGTATAAGCAAGACTCCGCTCCAACCGCAGTTGTTCATACACGTCTCTTACCGTAGCCTTGTTCGCCCTCCAGACAATTTTCATAATGTCTGCCTCAAGGTCTCCCAATACTTTTTTGTAACCAATCTTATGAGGTTTAAAATCAGAAATCAGTCTTTTAAGAAACACAATTATACCTCCCATATACGACTACTATCTAGTGTACTACTTGTTCCAATCATACACCAGAATTTGTATTTTGTCCATTAATACGACCTATTTCCTATATTTACGGGGGTCAATTTTGTTAATTTTCAATTTATTTTAAAAATAACATCAATTTCGTACAAAACTATCAATCCAATGACCTAGTAAAAATTGTCATAAAGCAAATTTGTCTCTAATAAAACTGAAAATGGGAGTGAAGAATCCCACATG contains these protein-coding regions:
- a CDS encoding BlaI/MecI/CopY family transcriptional regulator; the protein is MFLKRLISDFKPHKIGYKKVLGDLEADIMKIVWRANKATVRDVYEQLRLERSLAYTTVMTIMGRLAEKGLLDKEPIGNAYVYTPTISEPDFIKRVVTEVLDGLMEEFSEPAISHMVERLGSENETNISKLEVMIQERRSKGAK
- a CDS encoding M56 family metallopeptidase codes for the protein MTYDVFIHKFVHPFIVYVLIGSLVSYLLALLMVQFAVIRNARSKALLYILPFITPLAAYIAYRPFIIDRCTVYGHPLGVFNDWLCYSAEVLATILTPLFLVVVFLAVLKAFISIAAGKKIARRYGFARAEQYPLLFNIMEKLCLKGSITKPEIIVTPDSFARSFTMGYKFPVIVVSKGLLDALDAEELETVAAHELGHIVRADSMTTWTMVFLRDLLFFTPVIFWVFRDFINEKEKAADDMVVRLTGRPMAFAQALIKVWRLSPKKFLDNVVFDNFMPHPNLLGQTGAVEFRVRRMLDHDPGRFKDYVQGYVAALIISTLTMFVLFYVC
- a CDS encoding beta-class carbonic anhydrase; translation: MLLEEILLANSFFVNEYRDLQKKFSHKPRKHVAIFTCMDTRLVEFLEPALGIRRGDAKIIKNAGNRIRKDCDDAIRSLAAAIYLLGVRELLVIGHLDCGMSKLDTELLSERMKEFGISEEEIDKNDLAAWLGGFPDVEENVIDAVTKIKSHHLIPRTIPVHGLIFCPDNGELKVVVNGYGQVEQE